A segment of the Acidobacteriota bacterium genome:
GCCACGCCGGTCACGGGCGGTCGAGCGGCTCCGGCCGCCTCCCCAGGTCAATAGAACCAGAGCGTCCCCGCGAAGATCTCCTCCGCCCGCAACCCCTTCCCGGCGCTGGCTCGCACCGCCGCCGCGCGCGCGGCGAGAACCGCCTCGAGCCGCGAAAGGCGCGCCGCCGGCCAGTGCCGGAGGCCGACGGCCGCCAGCCGCCCCTCGGCGAGGAGCGTCGCGGGAAGATCGGGCCGGAGCGGGCCCGCGGCGAGCGACCAGACCGCCAGGATCTTCCCGCTCATCCGCTCGTCGCGTGCCAGCGACCGCAGGCGGCGTCCCAGGAGCCCCGGGGGCTCGCCGCTGACGAGCAGGACCAGCGACGGGACCGATGCCGCGTCCTCGGGCAGGGCCTCGACGAGGCGGTCCGCCGGCCAGTTCGCGGCGATCCGCTCCCTCCAGCCCTCGGCGAGACCGGGAAAGGCCCCACGCGGGGCCAGGAGGAGCGCGTCCCCGTTCACGGCCGGCGCTCCGCCCCACCGGCCCGGCGACCGCGCCACGTCGACGCCGACCACGGCCGCCGGTCCGCTCGTCCGGTCTCTCCACGAGGCGAAGCCCAGGGCGACGCGCTCGGCCTCCTCCTCGCCCGGGACGGCCGGAGCGGGCGCGACCGCCCACGGTGGCAGACCGCGCCCGGCCCCCTCCAGGACCATCACCGCCCTCGGTCGCCCCGCCATCTCCGGAAGCGGAGCCAGGCCGGGGACGCCCTTCTCCGGCGCCGGCACCGCTTCCGGTCCCATGACGAGCCGCTGGAGGAGCGGCCGCGGAACCGGGGCGGTGAAAGCGCGGCCGTCGGAGAGCCGGAAGGAGACCGTCACCGGGGCCCGCTCGGGATCCGCCGCTTCGCCGGGAGACTCGAGGGAGAGGGTGACGAGATCGGCGGGCTGGAGGGTGGCTCGGGTCGGTCCCGCGTGGCTGCCGGGCCGCAGGCGCAGGAAGGGAAGGAGCCGGGCCCGGCCCGCCCTCCGCGCCACCACGCGGGATCCGTCGCGGGCCAGGCGATAGGCGAGCTGGCGGCCCTCCTCGGTGCGCTCGAAACGCACCGCACGCCCGTCCGGGCCGAGTTCGACCAGGCGGGAGCGCGCCTCCGGCCCGTCGGGATCGGTGACGACCTGGAGCCAGACGGTTCCGGAGGTCTCTTCCTCCAGCCGCTGGAACCAACCCGAAGCCGTCTCCCGGTACCGGCGCTTGAAGCTGCCCCCGGCCGCCGCGTGCTCCGGCGCCTGCCCGAGTCCGTGGTCGGGCAGGACCGCGTCCGGAAGCCCCTCCGGATCGCGGCGCCATTCCTCGCGCGGCGCCTCCGGCCGGGGCGCGGGGCCCGCCCCGACGGCCTCGGGGGCAGCCAGCGCCGCCACCCCGGACGACCCCCACCGGAGCGAGCGGCGAGCCGCTCCGGCGAGCGCCCGGCCCATCCCCAGGTCGAGCCCCCCGATGGCCACGTCGAACACCCGCAGCTCGGGACCCTCCGTCTTCCGCCGCTCCTCGAGGCGGCGGCGACCGGCCTCCGGCAGCGACCGCAAGGCGAGCGCGTGCAATCGCAGGCGCTCGGCGCGGCGCGCCAGCCGCAGGAGATCCGCGGTGGAGGCCCGACGCGGGTCGATCGCCTCCATTTCTCTCGCCAGGGCCGCCTGTTGCGGGTGGTTCCGGTCGAGCGCGGCGAGCGCCCGCGCGAAGCGGCGCCTCGGGCTCAGACGTTCCCCTTCCCGCGGGGCCAGCCGGGCGAGCGCGTCGACCACGGGAGATCGATCGAAGACGTCGACCGGTCCCTCCCGCCCCGCCGGCGGGATGGCGTGCACGGCGACGACCTGGGGGAAGCTCCGCGGCGTGGGAACCGACGGCAACGGGACGGCGAGCAGCGCGTCGAGTTCGGGGAGCAGCGCTCCCTGCCGGTCGAGTTGGCGCAGCCAGGTGAACAGCGCCAGCCACCGGACCGCCTGGTCGAGTCCGGCGAGTTCGGGAAATTCCTCGGCGAGGGCGTCGTACTGGGCGTTGATCTGCTCCACGAGGCCGCGGGTCCAAGCGGGCACATCCTCTCCCGCTCCCCCGCCGGCGCGTTCCGACGCCGCCGTCATCCGGGCCCGGGCCAACGCCATGAGATCTCCGCGGGCCGACAGGGCCATCTCCACATCGTCCGGATAGAACCAGAGCCGGGTCTGCTGTCCGCCGGCCGCCTCGGGCCCGGCGAGGCGCGCGAAACGCTCGACGTGGGTCGCGAAATCGGGCACGCGCGCCCTGAGGCGCTCGCGGACGTCCCCGCCACGGAGCGGATCCAGCCCGACGCTGAACGTCTTGAAGCGCACGTCGCACAGCAGGCTCACGAGCCCCAGCCGCGTGTCGCGCAGCCGGCCTCCGTAGTTGACGGTCATCCGCTCCGCGCGGTCCCCGCGGTCGAGGCTCATGTACGGCTCCGCCGCCCCGCCGTGGAACACCGCCCGGTAGGCGACCGCCACGTCGGCCAGGGTCACCGGATGCCCGAGCAGAGCGGGCGGCCGCTTCGGCCGGCTGCCGAACAACCGGAGCGTCCCGTCCGGCTCCACTCGCCCACCCTCGAGCTGCCATCCGCTGTCCAGGAACCGCTGGATCCGATCGAGGTCCAGCGGAGGGCGCCGCCCGTCCGGCGCCGTTTCGCTGATCTCGGTGCGGAAGGGCCGGACGCCGACGTGGAAGCGCGTGCGGGCGGGTTCGTGCGTGTAGGCGTAGACCTCCACGGCGAGCGGGCGGTCGCCCCCGAGTCTCCGCCGCTCCGCGGCGGCGACGAGACGGAGAACCGGCCAGGCATCCTCCCACGCCGCCCGCGCCGCCGCCTCGCTGCCCACCGGGGGCTCCCCGGCGATCGGCTCGCTCTCCCGGAAGGGGAGAAAGGCGCGGAGCCGGCCGGCGCCGTCGCTTTCGACCAGGAATCGGCGCGACCGCAACAGCTCGGCCCAAGCCGGCTGGGGCTCGCCCGGGCTCCACAGCGCTCCGACCTCGACCCAGGGGAGCTGCGGAGGCTCCACCAGCGCGTCCACCACGTCGGAGAGCACGAAGGCGTACGGCTCGAGGAGCGGGTCCAACAGGGCGTGGGCGGCTCGGTCTTCCGGCCGCTCCGACCCGGCGGGGCGCGGGCGGCCGCCGAGGCGATCGAGCAGCTCCCCGACCGTCTCGCCCGAATGGCTGATCCGGTCCAGGTCGACGAAGGGCCGGTAGTCGATCTCGAGCCACTCGGGTTCGGGCTCGGACGGCAGGCCGAGCACCGCGGCGCCGGCGAGCAGGCTCGCCGCCCCGATCGTCCACCTCCACCAGCCACGCCGGGATCGCACCACGTCTCCTCCTTTCCGCGCCCGGGCCGCCGCGCGCCGGGTTCGTTTACCGCCACCGGCCCCGCGGCGCCAGCCGGACGGCGGCGGCGGCGGTATGATCGTCCCTTCGCCCCGAGCCGGACCGGGCCGGGCGTAGCGGAGGTGAAGCTGTGTTCGATCGCGAGCGGAACCGGGAGTTCACGGGCCGGCTGTGGCGCGAGTCGGTGCTCCCGGCGTTGTCGGAGTTCGTTTCGATCCCCGCGCAGTCGCCGGCGTTCGACCCCGAGTGGAAGGCGAACGGCCACATCGACCGCGCCGTCGAGCACGTGGCGGCCTGGATCCGGTCCCAGGGGCTCGAGGGGCTCGAGCTGGAGGTGCTCCGGATGGAGGGGCGCACCCCCCTCCTGTTCTTCGCGGTGAACGGGGGCTTGGACGAAACCGTTCTCTTCTACGGCCACCTCGACAAGCAGCCTCCGGTCACCGGATGGGAGCCCGGACTCGGGCCGTGGACCCCCGTGGTGCGCGACGGGAAGCTCTACGGGCGCGGAGCCGCCGACGACGGGTACGCGGTCTTTCTCGCGATCGCCGCGATCCGCGCGGTGCAGGAGCAAGGGGTCCGGCACGCCCGGTGTGTCGGCGTGATCGAGTGCTGCGAGGAGTCGGGAAGCCAGGATCTCCCGCCCTACCTCGACCGGCTTCGCGACCGCATCGGCACCCCGTCGTTGATCGTCTGCCCCGATTCCGGATGCGGGAACTACGATCAGCTCTGGGTGACCAGCTCTCTCCGGGGCATGGCCGGGGGCGATCTCACGGTCCGGGTGCTCCGTGAGGGGGTCCACTCCGGCGAGGCGAGCGGCATCGTGCCTTCGAGCTTCCGCATCCTCCGGGCACTGCTGTCGCGTCTGGAGGACGAGGCGACCGGGAGAATCCTGCCGGAGGATTTTCAGGTCGAAATCCCAGCGGAGCGGCTGGAGCAGACCCGCCGGACGGCCGAAGTCCTCGGAAAGGCGGTCTACGAGGACCTGCCGTGGGAGGAGGGCGTCCAGCCCGTCACCGAGGACGTCACCGAGCTGCTGCTGAACCGCACGTGGCGCCCGCAGCTGGCCGTAGTCGGCGCCGCCGGGTTGCCGCCCCTCGAAGAAGCCGGCAACGTCCTGCGGCCCGAGACGACCGTCCGGGTCTCCCTCAGGCTTCCCC
Coding sequences within it:
- a CDS encoding M20/M25/M40 family metallo-hydrolase; this translates as MWRESVLPALSEFVSIPAQSPAFDPEWKANGHIDRAVEHVAAWIRSQGLEGLELEVLRMEGRTPLLFFAVNGGLDETVLFYGHLDKQPPVTGWEPGLGPWTPVVRDGKLYGRGAADDGYAVFLAIAAIRAVQEQGVRHARCVGVIECCEESGSQDLPPYLDRLRDRIGTPSLIVCPDSGCGNYDQLWVTSSLRGMAGGDLTVRVLREGVHSGEASGIVPSSFRILRALLSRLEDEATGRILPEDFQVEIPAERLEQTRRTAEVLGKAVYEDLPWEEGVQPVTEDVTELLLNRTWRPQLAVVGAAGLPPLEEAGNVLRPETTVRVSLRLPPTLDPDGALAALRRLLETDPPYGAKVSLRNPSAAPGWNAPAFEPWLARSLEEASQTYYGKPACFIGEGGSIPLMGLLQEKFPRAQFLVTGVLGPKANAHGPNEFLHLDFAERLTACVAQVLADQGAR